The Equus quagga isolate Etosha38 chromosome 10, UCLA_HA_Equagga_1.0, whole genome shotgun sequence genome includes a region encoding these proteins:
- the PRR32 gene encoding proline-rich protein 32 — MACIENVLAGHVPSPIVVAADEHGNQELHPNLPLHCPSSMLKDDAESWGHPLVSLRPPFSVLADLTGEQLKRPSERTGSCIPVDSSSSRALKHPYGPPPAVAEESLATVEVNSSEGLAGRRQRGQDSINVSQEFSGSPPALMIGGTRVSNGGTERVGNNARLHAAMPRGQRFFPPRGSQVRGPPHIPTVRSGIMMELPPGNPRLAGKERLAHVSFPLGGPRHCVENWPRPIPLSSSTPSLPSCATAHCFIPPRPPSFNPFLAMPIAFAPPPIFGPPLPSYFANFPSWGMPAPASSNRENN, encoded by the exons ATGGCTTGTATTGAGAATGT CCTTGCAGGGCATGTCCCTTCACCCATAGTAGTAGCTGCAGATGAACATGGGAACCAGGAACTGCACCCCAACTTGCCCCTCCACTGTCCGAGCTCCATGCTGAAGGATGATGCAGAGTCCTGGGGCCACCCTCTCGTCTCGCTGAGACCTCCCTTCAGTGTGCTGGCCGATCTGACAGGAGAGCAACTGAAGCGCCCCTCGGAGAGAACAGGATCCTGCATTCCTGTCGACAGTTCCAGCTCGAGAGCTCTCAAACACCCATACGGGCCACCACCTGCTGTTGCAGAAGAGTCCCTAGCAACAGTAGAAGTAAATAGCTCTGAGGGGCTGGCAGGCCggaggcagaggggacaggaTTCTATTAATGTGTCCCAGGAATTCTCTGGCAGCCCTCCAGCACTAATGATAGGGGGGACAAGGGTCAGCAATGGGGGCACTGAGAGAGTTGGCAATAATGCAAGGCTACATGCTGCCATGCCACGAGGTCAACGGTTCTTTCCACCTAGAGGCTCACAAGTAAGAGGCCCTCCACACATCCCCACCGTTAGATCGGGGATAATGATGGAGCTGCCTCCAGGAAATCCGAGATTGGCGGGCAAGGAAAGGCTGGCTCATGTTTCTTTCCCACTGGGAGGCCCGCGGCACTGCGTGGAGAACTGGCCAAGGCCTATTCCCTTGTCTTCCAGTACTCCAAGTTTACCTTCTTGTGCTACTGCTCATTGCTTCATACCTCCTCGTCCTCCCAGTTTCAATCCATTTCTTGCTATGCCTATCGCTTTTGCTCCTCCTCCCATCTTTGGTCCTCCACTGCCTTCTTATTTTGCCAATTTCCCTTCCTGGGGCATGCCGGCTCCTGCATCCTCAAACAGAGAGAACAACTGA